A segment of the Asinibacterium sp. OR53 genome:
CCGATCTGAAAAATTTTCCTGAAGGAGAAGGCCCGGCAGCAATAGGACAAAAGATAGCCGCTCATTTTATTGCAACACCGCATACCAATTTTGGAAGACCCACTCCGCCCAGGTACATCACTTACCCGGAGACCTGCACCTGGTATGGTGCATTGACTTTTGCAAAAGAAACTAAAGACACGCATTTATTGCACCAGCTTGCTGAACGTTTTGAGCCACTTTTCGGCAGCCGTGATACATTGATCCCCAAACCGGATCATGTAGATTATTCGGTTTTTGGCGCTGTTCCGTTGGAATTGTACATGCAAACAAAAGAACAGAAGTACCTCAACCTGGGCAAGCAGATTGCAGATAAACAATGGGGTATACCGGAAGGCCCCCGGGTGAATGCAGAAGCGCGCCGTTTTTATGCAAAGGGTCTTAGCTGGCAAACACGTTTGTGGATCGATGATATGTTCATGATCACTGCATTGCAGGCGCAGGCCTACAGGGCCACAGGCGATAAAAGCTATATTGAACACGCGGCAACAGAAATGGTCTTTTATCTCGATTCGTTGCAAAGACCTAATGGCCTGTTTTATCATGCACCCGACGTGCCTTTTTTCTGGGGCAGGGGCAATGGCTGGATGGCTGTTGGTATGAGTGAGGTGCTGCGCTCATTGCCTAAGAATAATCCCAACAGGGCCCGCATCATGCAGGGCTATCAGGCAATGATGGCTTCCCTGTTGCAATACCAGGCCGGTGATGGAATGTGGCGGCAACTGATCGATGATGCTGAATCATGGCCGGAAACATCCTGTACAGGCATGTTCACTTTTGCATTCATCACAGGTGTGAAAGAAGGTTGGCTCGATAAAGCCACTTATGGCCCCGCGGCACGCAAAGGATGGCTCGCATTGATCAAATACATCAATGCAAATAATGATATCACCGATGTATGTGAAGGCACCAATAAAAAGAACAGCCGGCAATATTATCTCGATCGTAAGAAGAACACAGGTGATTTGCACGGACAGGCACCGATATTGTGGTGTGCTACGGCACTGCTTAGAAAATAAAAAAAGCGCCCACCGATTTTAGCAGGTGGGCGCTTTTATTTAGTGTTGTCTCGCTTTGAGTTGCGCCATATACAATGAAGCAGGTTCAGCAGTCTGGTTCAACAATTCCCACTCTCCGTCGGGCCTGTCTTTAAACCGCCCTGTTGATTTTTTTCCTTTCAACCCGATACAATAATTTTTTCCGGATATCCACGGACTTTGTACGGCCGCATTTTTAGCAGTACAATTCCATACGATTTGTGTAACACCGGCCCAGCCATGCCCGCTGCCATAATTGCCTCTGTCCTGCACATTGATCTCTCCATCGGTAACAATATTATCGTATAAAGTGCCGGCGGCCCAACGGTGGTGCGGACCAATATCGGCATGTGTTTGCTGCGCCGTGCAGTTGTAAAACACATTGGGACCGCAAACGCGAGCTCCTGTTACAAAATCATGCCGTCCTTCGGTAGTGTGGCAATTCATGAACAGGTTCAGCTGGCCATTGTTGCAAAAAGAATATCGGCGGCCCCCTGTGATAATTGATTTGGCATCCAGGCAGTTCGAGTTCAATACGGAAATATGTTTGGCAAGACTGCCGAGCTCAACACAAGCATAACCAAAATACCTGGAACTAACATTTCTTATCCAACTGTTCTCGATCCTGTCGCATAAGATGGCCTGCCATCCATGGTTTTCGGCGGTGTCGCTGCTATAGTCGCTTTGGAAAAACAACTGTTCAATACCCACATGGTTGATGCGTTTGGGGAATTCATATTTAAAGATGAAGGGAGTGCCATATTTTGGTTCCATTGGCATAACGATGGGGTTGTCAATAAATACCTTATTGCCTTCGATCTTTGTGATCACCCTTTCGAACGACAAATTGTATTCATCTGGTTGCCATTGCTTCGTGCCATCCCTTCCTTCGATCTGGTCCATTTTGAGATCCTGTATCCATTGCCTGGTTGCGGGACGAAACACCATGATCTTGTCACCGGTCTTGTAAAGCGTAACATCTGAAACAGTCAACGCATGAGTACCGGCCGGAACATAATGGTCTGTAACCTGTGTTCTGGTACCGGGTATCTCGCGCGGTGTACCCGATCCGGTAACACGCAACAAAGGCATTTGCGTAGTTGCTGTGAGTAATATCCTGGTGCCGCTTTCTGTGTCGCCTTCGCCTCTTAGTATTACACCACTTGCTTCTAATCGAAGGGAAGAGGCAATCTTATACAATCCCCGCTTCAATAAAATAACGCCGCGAAAACCAGTAGCATCAAGCGGCCGGTTGCTCACTTCATCAATGGCCTGTTGGATCAACTGCTGATCATCGGCACCGGTAGCGCTGATGGTTTTTACCACCGGCACATCGGGAATAGCACGGTCGCCGCCATAAAAACCAACGCGACTGAAATCGGGGATGATATTTCCTTTTTCATCCGGCGTGTACACAAGACTGCCGTCAGCATTGAGTTTGACAAATTTTGATGTTGAATGGCTACCTGTATCAAGGGTAATAAAAGAAGCAGATACAATGCTGCAACAAATGCAGGCTGCCCGGGCAAGCTGTCTGAAGATCATAAAATGATTTTGATAAGTAATGGTGACAGCAAGGAGTTTAGATGGTTCTAAGATAAACAGGAAAAGACCATTGCAGAAGGCTATGCCAGAATTGCTGAATAGATGGCTAACGCAATAGCTTTCGCCTGACTGCTGGTATAAAGAACCCGTTATATTTGTGAGAAGGCTCAATCAAATAAATAAAGATGATGCGATTCAATAAAACACTACTGGCAGCTGCATTGATGTGCGGCTCCTTTTTCGCCAGGGCACAGGTGATGTCCCTGGCCCAACAGCAAGACCGGTGGAAGATCACACCTGAGGGTGGTATTGAATGGGTAGTAGATGGAAGATTGCCCCACAATGATCACATCGAAATGGGCGGAGAAAAAGTAGCGCTCTGGATGCGGTATGGTGTGGACAGTAATTACCGGCCGGTTCTTTCGCGTACCCTTGTATTTCCATCGAGCCGTTTGTTGCCAGTGCAAACCATTGCCCACATGATGTACAATGTGGAAGACAATGAGCTGCCACGCATCTACATCAATAACCGCATGCTCAGATCGGGTGTGTACAATGCTGCCGTTGTACCCGATTTGCCGGAAAAAGTAATACGCATCACACACAAGGGTATCATGGAAATAGAAAGCCTGGTGGGTAAAGACGGCATCCGGCTGAAAAGGATCTATTTTCCTTCAGTAGATAAACCAATGGCCATTGAAAAAATGGTATTCATCAATGAAGGTAAACAAGCAGCCAAAATTGAAATGGAATACCTGCACAGGGAAAGCAGGCCTGCTGCAGAAAGGACCACGGGTGGACCGCATCATTTCATCGTATCTACTATTGGCGATGGATTGAAAACAGTGCAGCCGGGCGATAGTGTGGTATTTGCTATTAGTTATGAAGCCACAAAAGGATCGGCACAACCGCTGACCATTCATGTAGACGAAGAAGAACAGATGCGGAGAAACAGGGTAAACCAGATCATATCGGAACTGGTACTGGAAACACCCGATCGGTTGTTGAATACAGCTTTCGCTTTTGCCAAGATCAGGGCTACCGAAAGTATTTATAATACAAAGGGAGGGTATATGCACGGTCCCGGCGGATTGCGCTATTATGCAGCCATCTGGGCTAATGACCAGGCCGAATATGTCAACCCTTTTTTTGCTTTCCTGGGAGATGATATTGGCAACCGTTCTGCTATGAATGCTTTCCGTTTGTTCGCCCGTTACATCAATCCGGAATATAAGCCCATTCCCAGTTCCATCATCGCAGAAGGAGATGCCACATGGCATGGAGCGAAAGACAGGGGAGATATGGCAATGATCGCTTATGGTGCAGGCCGTTATGCACTGGCCAATGGAAATGCCGATAGCGCCAGGGTATTATGGCCTTTGATAGAATGGTGCCTCGAATACCTGAAACGTCAATTGAATGATCAAGGAGTAGTGAAAAGCAACAGTGATGAGTTGGAAGGGCGTTTTCCCGCCGGCAAAGCCAACCTCAATACCAGCTCTTTGTATTACGATGCATTGCGGTCGGCCGTTATGTTGGGCAGGGAACTGCATATACCGCTTGCACAACTCAAAATATACGAATCACAGGCAACAGCTTTGCGTTCAAATATTGAATTGTATTTCGGTGCAACCGTGGAAGGATATAAAACCTATCGTTATTACGAAGGCAACGATACCCTGCGTGCGTGGATTACCACACCGCTGGTAATGGATATTTTCGACAGGAAAGAAGGTACTATTGAAGCGCTTTTCTCGCCACGATTATGGACTGCAGATGGATTGGCTACACTGGCAGGTGATAAAACTTTTTGGGACCGCTCAACTTTATACGGACTGCGCGGCGCATTTGCAGCAGGCGCCACCGGGAAAGCTTTCCCATTCCTGGAATATTTTTCACGCAGGAGACTATTGGGCGAACACGTGCCTTACGCGGTAGAAGCATACCCGGAAGGGAACCAGCGACACCTTGCTGCCGAAAGCGGTTTGTATTGCCGCATTTATACAGAAGGAATGTTTGGCATGCGCCCAACAGGATTCAACAGTTTTGACATCCGCCCCCGGATACCTGCAGGATGGGATCGTATGGCTTTGCGCAATGTTCATGCGTTCGGGCATGTATTTGACCTGGAGATTACAAGGTTGCCCGGTGAGCGCTTAGCGATTATCGTAAAACAAGGAAATGCAGTTAAGCAATACACAATAAAAGAAGGGGCCACACAAGAAGTGAAATTGTAAGCAATAAGAATGTAACTTACGATTCATTAACACAACGATTGCCCTATGAAAGTATTTGAGATCCTTTACCAGGAATTGATCGGTTTCCTGGGCCTGGGAGGCATTATAGAAATGGTTAAAAAGGGCGATTACTCCTCGCTCTCAACATTCGATGGAATTGCCAATTTCATTTACCCGCTTATTCCACTCTTACTGATCATTGAAATAATCAGGGCAGTTGTGTATAAACGATTCAGGATAGAAGACTATAAAGTTCCGTTCCTGGTATTTGTACTGAACCGGTTTTTATCACGGTTTATTTCAATAGCAGCTGTTGGTTTTTGTATCGGTCTTTTTGGAAAATGGGCAATCGTAAAAACATCGTTTACCTGGTACTGGTTGCTGTATGGTTATATCGTATGGGAGTTTGCCCATTTTATCTATCATTTCCTGGCGCATAAAGTACGATTGTTGTGGTGCCTGCATTCTACCCATCATGCCCCGCAGCAGATGAACCTTTTCGTGAACTTCGCACATTTCTTTTTGGAAGCGCCCTATGCAGATGTGATACGCACTTCCATCTGTATTATTATGGGCGTGAATCCGCCTATGCTGTTCCTGATCATGTTTATAGATGGTTTCTGGGGCTCATTTATTCATATCGGGGAGAATATAATGAAAGATGCCAGGCTGGGTATATTCAACAAAATATTGTTAACCCCTTCGCATCATCGCGTACACCATGCACGCAACCCATTATACATGGATACCAATTTTTGCAACCTGCTGAATATCTGGGATAAAGTATTCAAGACTTACCAGCAAGAGCAGCGTGATGTTAAAATAGAATACGGTATTACCCGCGAGATGAACCCGAACAGCTTATGGGATGCTTATTTTGGCGAGATCATTTGCTTGTGGAAAGATGTGGTAAAAGCTCCGGGCATAAAAAATAAATTGCTATACATCATCATGCCGCCGGGATGGAGCCATACCGGTACGCATAAAACAGCCAGGGTAACCAGGGATGCCTATATACATGAGCAGCAAAATCATAACAGCTTGTAAGCCGCTACTGTTTTGCCATTGAATGAAGGAATATATACGATCCGCTTAACCGGGTCATAGCCAATATCGGCAGTGTTCTTTTTTTGTTCGTGTGTTTCCAATAAAGTATCAACCGTGCCGTTGGCATATACATAAAATACCCAGCCGCTCCATGCGGTTACAATAAAATCGCCATTGCCTACCGGCTCAATACCATCGATGGGTTGGGGAACATCGGCAATTTTTGTAACTTTTTTTTGTGCGTCGGCTTTTAGAAAGTCTTTGCCGGCACCTATTACCAGCCCATCTTTGACAACTTTGAGCCCATTTGCACTCTTCATGCCATCGAGGTACAAGGTGGGTATATCATTCTCAATGCGCCATACTTTGCTTTGTTTCGTATCAGAGACAAACACAACGCCTTTATCGGTTACAGTAATGTCATTCAATCCATTGGCATCGTCGACGCGGATCTTTTTTTCTATTTTTCCTTTTTTGATATCAATGACTACCACTTCAGAAATGTCGGCTGCATATAAACGGTTTTGATAAATGCCCAATCCCTTAGGGGCATTGAGGCCAGTGATCCAGTGAAGGTCAATGATCTTCCCGTCGCGGCCGATCTTACCTACGCCGCCTTTCCCATCTGCAACCCAGCCACCGCCATCGATCTGCGAAACATACAGGATATTGCCAACAGGCAATACAGATTCCGGTACAGCTACTACCGTATCAGTTTCCCAAATCTTTTCAAGTTTATGCTGTTGTGCAAAACAGGTACCTGTTGCCATCGCCAGCAGAAGAAAGAATAATTGTTTCATGAAGTATTATTGAATAGCTAAATATAATGAAAAATAAAAATTTATGGCTCCGCAGTTAATTCATATACGTTACTGGTTAGGGGAGTAGTTCTTACAGACAGGTTAAGGCCTGCCTGCAGCAGGTATTCACCCGAAAATACTTTGTCATGATCGGCCATTGCAGACGTAGTACCCGGAAACAGGTTGATCTCTTTGATGCGGTATTTTTTCTTCGGATCAAGTCCTTGTAACCGCACTTTCCCGAATACATCGCTGCGGGTACTGTTCAGGTGATAGTTGAATAAGATCGCCTGGTTTTGATCCTTGCTTATATACATAAGCACTGCGCGATTGTTTTCATAAGGAGAAACGAGCCGGTACAGATCGCCATGCCAGATCACCGGGCTGATGCGTTTGTATGTCTTCACAGCTTCTTCGCTGAACTGCAATTCCTGCGGCGTGAAATTATTGGTACGTATATCATAACCCATCCTGCCCATCATGGCAACATCGGTCTTGTATTTCAATGATTGTTTGCCCATGCCGGTAATATGTGCAGCCATAGTATTGGCGGGAAAGAAATAAGAATAACCCCACTGTATATAAATGCGAGAGAGTGGATCGGTATTATCGCTTGGCCAGAACTCCGTAAAATATTTCAACGCGCCATAATCGGTTCTGCCA
Coding sequences within it:
- a CDS encoding glycoside hydrolase family 105 protein, with product MRYKLNRYVMIAFAAVQVAYGFDQAAAQKKESADLKNFPEGEGPAAIGQKIAAHFIATPHTNFGRPTPPRYITYPETCTWYGALTFAKETKDTHLLHQLAERFEPLFGSRDTLIPKPDHVDYSVFGAVPLELYMQTKEQKYLNLGKQIADKQWGIPEGPRVNAEARRFYAKGLSWQTRLWIDDMFMITALQAQAYRATGDKSYIEHAATEMVFYLDSLQRPNGLFYHAPDVPFFWGRGNGWMAVGMSEVLRSLPKNNPNRARIMQGYQAMMASLLQYQAGDGMWRQLIDDAESWPETSCTGMFTFAFITGVKEGWLDKATYGPAARKGWLALIKYINANNDITDVCEGTNKKNSRQYYLDRKKNTGDLHGQAPILWCATALLRK
- a CDS encoding sterol desaturase family protein, with product MKVFEILYQELIGFLGLGGIIEMVKKGDYSSLSTFDGIANFIYPLIPLLLIIEIIRAVVYKRFRIEDYKVPFLVFVLNRFLSRFISIAAVGFCIGLFGKWAIVKTSFTWYWLLYGYIVWEFAHFIYHFLAHKVRLLWCLHSTHHAPQQMNLFVNFAHFFLEAPYADVIRTSICIIMGVNPPMLFLIMFIDGFWGSFIHIGENIMKDARLGIFNKILLTPSHHRVHHARNPLYMDTNFCNLLNIWDKVFKTYQQEQRDVKIEYGITREMNPNSLWDAYFGEIICLWKDVVKAPGIKNKLLYIIMPPGWSHTGTHKTARVTRDAYIHEQQNHNSL